In Malania oleifera isolate guangnan ecotype guangnan chromosome 8, ASM2987363v1, whole genome shotgun sequence, a single window of DNA contains:
- the LOC131162499 gene encoding protein ECERIFERUM 2-like: MVVSSSAGEGEGGEVMEVIVKMSSTVPSRVTGEDKVHEFRNIDLAMKLHYLHGLYFFQNDAVRGLHVNDFKDPTFPWLDIFCMTPGRIRRHSAPDGSSSSSGRPFLKCNDSGIRYAEARCNYALHDCMAAVGRDPSLRYRLIAGEPLGPHLFFSPLIYLQITWFKCGGVSMGLSWAHILGDAFSATTYMNLFGQFISGYHPEWTLRPSITGQSKSHSPVHKNPLSVKRVDPVGDCWVTANNCKMETHSFHVTATQLETLQQPKIGGPFEILSAVVWKSLAKIREDSGPRVVTICESNSPDRENEIPSNGQSLRVVEADFSVGKADLAVLGKLISEKRADENCMIEEMMERENGNVDLVVYGANLTFVNLENAKVYGMEIRGHKPVLASYYFDGVGDEGVVLLLPMLENGEGGGGSGWMLTVTLPQNQLAELKDELKREWGIN, from the exons atGGTGGTGTCGTCGTCGgcgggggagggggaggggggcgAAGTTATGGAGGTGATCGTGAAGATGTCGTCAACGGTGCCGTCCAGGGTGACGGGGGAGGACAAAGTGCACGAGTTCAGGAACATTGACCTTGCCATGAAGCTCCACTACCTGCACGGCCTCTATTTCTTTCAAAACGACGCCGTTCGCGGCCTCCACGTCAACGACTTCAAGGACCCCACCTTCCCTTGGCTTGACATCTTCTGCATGACCCCCGGCAGAATCCGCCGCCACTCCGCCCCCGAcggctcctcctcctcctctggcCGCCCCTTCCTCAAGTGCAACGACAGCGGCATTCGCTACGCCGAGGCCCGCTGTAACTATGCTCTCCACGACTGCATGGCCGCCGTCGGCCGCGACCCTTCCCTTCGTTACCGCCTAATCGCCGGCGAACCTCTTGGCCCCCACCTGTTCTTCTCCCCTCTCATTTATTTGCAG ATCACATGGTTCAAATGCGGAGGAGTATCTATGGGGCTCAGCTGGGCCCACATCCTCGGAGATGCTTTCTCAGCCACCACCTACATGAACCTCTTCGGCCAATTCATTTCCGGGTACCATCCCGAGTGGACTCTCCGGCCGTCAATCACCGGACAGTCCAAATCCCACTCCCCAGTTCACAAGAATCCGCTTTCCGTGAAACGGGTCGACCCGGTGGGGGACTGTTGGGTAACCGCCAATAACTGTAAAATGGAAACCCACTCCTTCCATGTCACTGCCACGCAGCTGGAAACATTACAGCAGCCAAAGATTGGTGGACCCTTTGAGATCCTCTCCGCCGTGGTGTGGAAATCTCTGGCAAAGATCCGGGAAGATTCGGGTCCCCGGGTCGTGACCATTTGCGAAAGCAATTCCCCGGACAGGGAAAATGAAATTCCTAGCAATGGGCAGAGCTTGAGGGTGGTGGAAGCTGATTTCTCGGTTGGGAAAGCCGATTTGGCAGTACTGGGAAAGCTGATTTCCGAGAAAAGGGCGGATGAGAATTGCATGATAGAGGAAATGATGGAGAGGGAAAATGGGAATGTGGATTTGGTAGTGTATGGAGCCAACTTGACGTTTGTGAACTTGGAAAATGCAAAGGTTTATGGGATGGAAATAAGGGGGCATAAGCCAGTTCTGGCCAGTTATTACTTTGATGGGGTTGGTGATGAGGGGGTGGTTTTGTTGCTGCCGATGCTGGAAAACGGGGAGGGCGGTGGCGGCAGCGGTTGGATGCTGACTGTGACCCTGCCACAAAATCAACTGGCAGAGCTCAAGGATGAACTTAAGAGGGAATGGGGTATTAATTGA